The Ignavibacteria bacterium sequence TGCTAATGCTGAATCAACATCGCCGCGTTTGATAACACTTTTCGAAAGTAAATTTTCGTGGTCGTTATGAACTCGTGGAGCATTTTCTTTCAATGCTTCTTCGGGAGAAAAAACTCCATGTAAAATTTCATATTCGATATTGATGAGTTGAATTGCTTTGCGCGCAGTTTTATTATCAACAGCAACAACGCCGGCAAGAATATCGCCAATGCAATGTGTCGTTTCTCCTTTTGCTAAAAACATTGGCCAATCTTTGTAAATCAAACCTTGCTTTCGTTGTCCAAGAACATCGTTTGCCGTTACAACACGAACAACGCCGGGAAATTTTTCTGCTTCGTTTGTATCAATTTTTTTGATTCTGATTTTTGGATGCGGAGAAAAAAGAAACGCCGCATACAACATTTCGGGAAGCGTGATGTCATCGATATACGGTCGCTCGCCCATTGCAAATTTTTCTCCATCCATTCGCGGCAAACTCGAACCGATTTTTCCGGAATAATCCGGCTCGGGAATTTTTTCTCCGCGAAATGCTTTTGCAGAAAGTTCAATCGCATCAATAATTTTTAC is a genomic window containing:
- a CDS encoding 2Fe-2S iron-sulfur cluster binding domain-containing protein, which produces MNNINFTLNSNPFTAPFDDDTSLMDVLREQAGLISPKNGCAPQGSCGCCTVIVDGKAVSSCAVPAKNVSGKNVLTLEGLNEHARDIFAKAFTYSAGLQCGFCIPGIVVRAKSLIEKKPEPSREEIAKSLNNHICRCTGYVKIIDAIELSAKAFRGEKIPEPDYSGKIGSSLPRMDGEKFAMGERPYIDDITLPEMLYAAFLFSPHPKIRIKKIDTNEAEKFPGVVRVVTANDVLGQRKQGLIYKDWPMFLAKGETTHCIGDILAGVVAVDNKTARKAIQLINIEYEILHGVFSPEEALKENAPRVHNDHENLLSKSVIKRGDVDSALANSAFVETRTFETQMIEHAFLEPESSIAFLKDGIVEVLSQGQGVFDDR